A portion of the Blastochloris tepida genome contains these proteins:
- a CDS encoding DUF5330 domain-containing protein, with protein MGFLLRATLLLVVVLALIPTGSGTDSRTGAVGAGDAMSAAQAAIEDARGFCTRQPDACAFASRFAATLTDKAEAAAKMLYEFLRDQSANRANPATTGSIRESADAGNADHTLAPSERGVPWHAPDAPPPRRHE; from the coding sequence ATGGGGTTCCTGCTCAGAGCGACGTTGCTGCTGGTGGTGGTGCTGGCGCTGATCCCGACCGGCAGCGGCACGGACTCGCGCACCGGGGCGGTCGGGGCGGGCGATGCGATGTCGGCCGCCCAGGCCGCCATCGAGGACGCGCGGGGATTCTGCACCCGCCAGCCGGACGCCTGCGCGTTCGCCAGCCGCTTCGCCGCCACACTGACCGACAAGGCGGAGGCGGCCGCCAAGATGCTCTATGAGTTCCTGCGCGACCAGAGCGCCAACCGCGCCAACCCGGCGACCACCGGCAGCATCCGCGAATCGGCCGATGCCGGCAATGCCGACCACACGCTGGCGCCGAGCGAGCGCGGCGTGCCCTGGCACGCCCCGGATGCGCCGCCGCCGCGCCGGCACGAGTGA
- a CDS encoding esterase-like activity of phytase family protein, which produces MRLTACIVAACALATPAAAQQQFPATLAGHALIPAAASFAPPADAPAELAVSGKFVSPDRRRVDETGTIAGTSFLSAPTAPRKTGFTVPIKGQPVQGFSGIKTMDDGSFLVLTDNGFGAKRDSADALLVAHRVRPDWASGKMEIAETIFLRDPDRKVPFQITLEGTPARYLTGADFDIESIQPIGDKLWFGDEFGPYLIRTDKTGKVEAVFDTMVDGKVARSPDHFQVLTPAVPGGKVEFTVRRSRGYEGMAASKDGKFLYPLLEGPLWDAAAGAWETIDGKAVLRILEFSTAENKWTGRFWYYPLELAGNNIGDFNMIDPTMGLIIERDNGEGAEAEACPEGAPRPDCFNVPARFKRVYKIELSDATVGKPVRKVGYIDLMAIKDPKGLARQGGSEGTLSFPFVTIEDVDRVDATHIIVANDNNFPYSAGRKPQVQDDNEFVLLEVGAFLAAK; this is translated from the coding sequence ATGCGTCTGACGGCCTGCATCGTGGCGGCCTGCGCGCTCGCCACGCCCGCCGCTGCCCAGCAGCAGTTCCCGGCCACCCTCGCCGGCCACGCCCTCATTCCGGCCGCGGCCAGCTTCGCGCCGCCGGCCGACGCGCCGGCCGAGCTCGCCGTCTCCGGCAAGTTCGTCTCGCCCGACCGCCGCCGCGTCGACGAGACCGGCACGATCGCCGGCACCTCGTTCCTCTCCGCCCCCACCGCGCCGCGCAAGACCGGCTTCACCGTGCCGATCAAGGGCCAGCCGGTGCAGGGCTTCTCCGGCATCAAGACGATGGATGACGGCAGCTTCCTGGTGCTGACCGACAACGGCTTCGGCGCCAAGCGCGACTCGGCCGACGCCCTGCTGGTCGCCCACCGCGTGCGTCCGGACTGGGCGAGCGGCAAAATGGAGATCGCCGAGACGATCTTCCTGCGCGACCCCGACCGCAAGGTGCCGTTCCAGATCACGCTCGAAGGCACGCCGGCGCGCTATCTCACCGGCGCCGACTTCGACATCGAATCGATCCAGCCGATCGGCGACAAGCTGTGGTTCGGCGACGAGTTCGGCCCCTATCTGATCCGCACCGACAAGACCGGCAAGGTGGAAGCGGTGTTCGACACCATGGTGGACGGCAAGGTCGCCCGCTCGCCCGACCATTTCCAGGTGCTCACCCCGGCGGTGCCGGGCGGCAAGGTCGAGTTCACCGTGCGCCGCTCGCGCGGCTATGAGGGCATGGCCGCCTCGAAGGACGGCAAGTTCCTCTATCCGCTGCTCGAAGGCCCGCTGTGGGACGCGGCGGCCGGCGCCTGGGAGACCATCGACGGCAAGGCCGTGCTGCGCATCCTCGAATTCTCGACCGCCGAGAACAAGTGGACCGGCCGGTTCTGGTACTACCCGCTGGAGCTCGCCGGCAACAATATCGGCGACTTCAACATGATCGATCCGACGATGGGGCTGATCATCGAGCGCGACAATGGCGAGGGCGCCGAGGCCGAAGCCTGCCCGGAGGGCGCGCCGCGGCCGGACTGCTTCAACGTGCCGGCGCGCTTCAAGCGCGTCTACAAGATCGAGCTGTCGGATGCCACCGTCGGCAAGCCGGTGCGCAAGGTCGGCTACATCGATCTGATGGCGATCAAGGATCCCAAGGGGCTCGCCCGCCAGGGCGGCAGCGAGGGCACGCTCAGCTTTCCGTTCGTGACGATCGAGGATGTCGATCGCGTCGATGCCACCCACATCATCGTCGCCAACGACAACAATTTCCCCTACTCCGCCGGTCGCAAGCCGCAGGTGCAGGACGACAACGAGTTCGTGCTGCTGGAGGTGGGCGCGTTCCTCGCCGCGAAGTGA
- a CDS encoding sodium:solute symporter family protein: protein MATQTQGTSDFTANLGKIYAFYTGGFLGFVVILAILEQVGVPNNVIGYLFVALTIGVYAFIGIMSRTMQVSEYYVAGRRVPAFYNGMATGADWMSAASFIGMAGTLYLLGYDGLGFVLGWTGGYVLVAILVGPYLRKFGCYTVPDFFAFRYNGNFARFLAIIVLLSCSFTYVVAQIVGTGLIGARLLNMDFTVAVYVGLAGILVCSMLGGMRAVTWTQVAQYIVLIIAYMIPVVILSAQKFGLPLPQFTYGEVLQAITAREQEMVQQGLAVAGQIKSHIQPFTTYDPVNFFGLILCLMIGTASLPHVLMRYFTTPSVREARLSVAWSLLFIFMLYFTAPAYAAFAKLEVYQEVIGRAITDLPQWIYSYGKVGLINVCGAQATDPAAVLAACQKIAGHAGVLRFGDFAIQADAIVISTPEIAGLPYVVSGLVAAGGLAAALSTADGLLLAIANALSHDVYYKMIDKNAPTARRLIIARTLLIVVAVLAAYTASFRPADIVAMVAWAFSLAAAGIFPALVMGIWWKRTSTVGALTGMIVGFGLCLYYLVGTRYFAGSFYETWSFLSSATPAQVAKYAELKAAWLAAPDNAAAWKAYDTLAQGIANWWGVKNISAALFSLPLGFLIIWAVSLITPGPSAEMRAFIDEIRKPRGKTIFQEKTA from the coding sequence ATGGCGACACAGACCCAGGGCACTTCGGACTTCACGGCCAATCTCGGCAAGATCTACGCCTTCTACACCGGCGGCTTCCTCGGCTTCGTGGTGATCCTTGCCATCCTCGAACAAGTGGGCGTTCCCAACAACGTCATCGGCTATCTGTTCGTGGCGCTGACCATCGGCGTCTACGCCTTCATCGGCATCATGTCCCGCACCATGCAGGTGTCGGAATATTACGTCGCCGGGCGGCGCGTGCCGGCCTTCTACAACGGCATGGCCACCGGCGCCGACTGGATGAGCGCGGCCTCCTTCATCGGCATGGCCGGCACGCTCTATCTGCTCGGCTATGACGGGCTCGGCTTCGTGCTGGGCTGGACCGGCGGCTACGTGCTGGTGGCGATCCTGGTCGGGCCGTACTTGCGCAAGTTCGGCTGCTACACCGTGCCGGACTTCTTCGCCTTCCGCTACAATGGGAACTTCGCGCGCTTCCTCGCCATCATCGTGCTGCTGTCGTGCTCGTTCACCTATGTGGTGGCGCAGATCGTCGGCACCGGCCTGATCGGTGCGCGCCTGCTGAACATGGACTTCACCGTCGCGGTCTATGTCGGTCTCGCCGGCATCCTGGTGTGCTCGATGCTCGGCGGCATGCGCGCGGTGACCTGGACCCAGGTCGCCCAGTACATCGTGCTGATCATCGCCTACATGATCCCGGTGGTGATCCTGTCGGCGCAGAAGTTCGGCCTGCCGCTGCCGCAGTTCACCTATGGCGAGGTGCTGCAGGCGATCACCGCCCGCGAGCAGGAGATGGTGCAGCAGGGCCTCGCCGTGGCCGGGCAGATCAAATCGCACATCCAGCCCTTCACCACCTATGACCCGGTCAACTTCTTCGGCCTGATCCTGTGCCTGATGATCGGCACCGCCTCGCTGCCGCACGTGTTGATGCGCTACTTCACCACGCCGTCGGTGCGCGAGGCGCGGCTGTCGGTGGCGTGGTCGCTGCTGTTCATCTTCATGCTCTACTTCACGGCGCCGGCCTATGCCGCCTTCGCCAAGCTGGAGGTCTATCAGGAGGTCATCGGCCGGGCGATCACCGACCTGCCGCAGTGGATCTACTCCTACGGCAAGGTCGGCCTGATCAATGTCTGCGGCGCGCAGGCGACCGACCCCGCCGCGGTGCTGGCGGCCTGCCAGAAGATCGCGGGCCATGCCGGCGTGCTCCGGTTCGGCGACTTCGCCATCCAGGCCGACGCCATCGTCATCTCGACGCCGGAAATCGCCGGCCTTCCCTACGTCGTCTCCGGCCTCGTCGCGGCCGGTGGCCTCGCCGCGGCGCTGTCGACCGCCGACGGCCTGCTGCTCGCCATCGCCAACGCGCTCAGCCACGACGTCTACTACAAGATGATCGACAAGAACGCGCCGACCGCGCGCCGGCTGATCATCGCCCGCACGCTGCTGATCGTCGTGGCCGTGCTCGCCGCCTACACCGCCTCGTTCCGCCCGGCCGACATCGTCGCCATGGTGGCCTGGGCGTTCTCGCTCGCCGCCGCCGGCATCTTCCCGGCGCTGGTGATGGGCATCTGGTGGAAGCGGACCTCGACCGTCGGCGCGCTCACCGGCATGATCGTCGGCTTCGGCCTGTGCCTCTATTATCTCGTCGGCACGCGCTACTTCGCCGGCTCGTTCTACGAGACGTGGAGCTTCCTGTCCTCGGCCACCCCGGCCCAGGTTGCGAAGTATGCCGAGCTCAAGGCGGCCTGGCTCGCCGCGCCCGACAATGCCGCGGCGTGGAAGGCCTACGACACCCTTGCCCAGGGCATCGCCAACTGGTGGGGCGTCAAGAACATCTCGGCGGCGCTGTTCAGCCTGCCGCTCGGCTTCCTGATCATCTGGGCGGTGTCGCTGATCACGCCCGGGCCGTCGGCCGAGATGCGGGCCTTCATCGACGAGATCCGCAAGCCGCGCGGCAAGACGATCTTCCAGGAGAAGACGGCCTGA
- a CDS encoding PAS domain-containing sensor histidine kinase: MPVFEPIRTYIDGLVHPSVRADALAAARHRAFIGSHLGAGVAALALFPLYLAIRGAPDAAAVAALAWLASPLALAWFLSASGRFAAAHLASAAAHAGLALTIASATGGPASPALVWLAVIPLQASLSGNRRVMIGAGAIALVAALGLFAAGALGLVPPADASPQGALMLFAVLAVVVYGTLLALGSGALMASVERLQHVHDARYRLLAEHMTDLVTRHAPNGAVTFVSPAAESLLGVAPSELAGDGLFARVHVADRPAYLSALSRATAEGAPGAVEFRLRRGSAEDLAEAGHVWVEMRCRPVEDGVPNGTRRPVVAVTRDISERKRQEETLELARCEAERADRAKTRFLATMTHELRTPLNAIIGFAEILLNERRMPLDAQKRGDYARLIHESGHHLLGVVNGILDVSRIESGKFDVLAEPFALKPVVEGCCEMMALKAQAAGLSLSAEIDADLPEIVADRRALKQILINLISNAVKFTKPGGTVTVRAAIEGSDVCLAVADTGIGIDAADLPRLGAPFFQCGSAYDRPFEGSGLGLSVVKGLVELHGGRLEIASRLGEGTLVTVRLPRDGESARHPARSAAVVTPLPRRAHQEDAAAGDETREIRKRA; encoded by the coding sequence GTGCCGGTGTTCGAGCCGATCCGGACCTACATTGACGGGCTCGTGCACCCGAGTGTCCGTGCCGACGCTCTGGCTGCGGCCCGCCATCGCGCCTTCATCGGCAGCCATCTCGGCGCCGGGGTGGCGGCGCTGGCGCTGTTTCCGCTCTATCTCGCAATCCGCGGCGCGCCCGATGCGGCGGCGGTCGCAGCACTCGCTTGGCTGGCGAGCCCGCTGGCACTGGCGTGGTTCCTGTCGGCGAGCGGCCGGTTTGCTGCCGCCCATCTCGCCTCGGCCGCGGCCCATGCCGGCCTTGCCCTCACCATCGCTTCGGCCACCGGCGGCCCCGCCTCGCCGGCCCTGGTGTGGCTCGCGGTGATCCCGCTGCAGGCCTCGCTGTCTGGGAACCGGCGGGTGATGATCGGCGCGGGCGCGATCGCGCTTGTCGCGGCGCTCGGCCTGTTCGCAGCCGGCGCCCTCGGCCTCGTACCGCCGGCCGATGCATCGCCGCAAGGCGCGCTGATGCTGTTCGCAGTGCTGGCAGTGGTGGTCTACGGCACCCTGCTGGCGCTCGGCTCCGGCGCACTGATGGCCTCGGTGGAGCGGCTGCAGCACGTCCACGATGCGCGCTACCGCCTGCTCGCCGAGCACATGACGGACCTTGTCACCCGCCATGCGCCGAACGGCGCCGTCACCTTCGTCTCGCCGGCCGCCGAATCGCTGCTCGGCGTTGCGCCGTCCGAGCTTGCCGGCGACGGCCTGTTCGCCCGCGTCCATGTCGCCGACAGGCCCGCCTATCTCTCCGCGCTGAGCCGCGCCACCGCCGAGGGCGCGCCGGGTGCGGTCGAGTTCCGCCTGCGGCGCGGCAGCGCCGAAGACCTCGCCGAAGCCGGCCATGTGTGGGTGGAGATGCGCTGCCGGCCGGTCGAGGACGGCGTGCCGAACGGCACGCGCCGGCCGGTGGTGGCGGTGACCCGCGACATCTCCGAGCGCAAGCGGCAGGAGGAGACGCTCGAACTCGCCCGCTGCGAGGCCGAACGCGCCGACCGCGCCAAGACACGCTTCCTCGCCACCATGACGCACGAACTGCGCACGCCGCTCAACGCCATCATCGGCTTTGCCGAGATCCTGCTCAATGAACGCCGCATGCCGCTCGATGCACAGAAGCGCGGCGACTATGCCCGCTTGATCCACGAATCGGGGCATCACCTGCTCGGCGTGGTCAACGGCATCCTCGACGTCTCGCGCATCGAATCGGGCAAATTCGACGTGCTGGCCGAGCCGTTCGCGCTGAAGCCGGTGGTCGAGGGCTGCTGCGAGATGATGGCGCTGAAGGCGCAGGCGGCCGGGCTGTCGCTGTCGGCGGAGATCGACGCCGACCTGCCCGAGATCGTCGCCGACCGGCGCGCGCTGAAGCAGATCCTGATCAACCTCATCTCCAATGCGGTGAAGTTCACCAAGCCCGGCGGCACGGTGACGGTGCGCGCCGCGATCGAGGGCAGCGACGTGTGCCTCGCGGTCGCCGACACCGGCATCGGCATCGACGCCGCCGACCTGCCGCGCCTCGGCGCGCCGTTCTTCCAGTGCGGCTCGGCCTATGACCGGCCGTTCGAGGGCAGCGGGCTCGGCCTGTCGGTGGTCAAGGGCCTTGTCGAGCTGCACGGCGGCCGCCTCGAAATCGCCAGCCGGCTGGGCGAGGGTACGCTGGTCACCGTCCGGCTGCCGCGCGACGGCGAGTCGGCACGCCACCCGGCCCGGTCCGCGGCCGTGGTCACCCCGCTGCCGCGCCGCGCCCACCAGGAGGATGCTGCAGCCGGCGACGAGACCAGGGAGATTCGCAAGCGTGCGTAG
- a CDS encoding DUF6456 domain-containing protein — translation MSASRKRGSRKSAAEARPAAKAPSLAQHRALVADRVEVDGIAAEVLRDAEESPLAWLARRRDKAGQPLIAPHQFVAGERLRADFTRAQMTPRVTASWDASVGASRRGESRDPALFAEAVVAAKARLERALEAAGPEVAGLLLDVCCFLKGLETVERERGWPARTAKVVLGLALDRLARHYGLSGEARGPARGRMRSWSAEAEAG, via the coding sequence ATGAGCGCGTCGCGCAAGAGGGGCTCCCGCAAGAGCGCTGCCGAAGCGCGGCCCGCCGCCAAGGCTCCATCCCTGGCGCAGCACCGCGCGCTGGTGGCGGACCGGGTGGAGGTCGACGGCATCGCCGCCGAGGTGCTGCGCGATGCCGAGGAAAGCCCGCTCGCCTGGCTCGCCCGCCGCCGGGACAAGGCCGGCCAGCCGCTGATCGCCCCGCACCAGTTCGTGGCCGGCGAGCGGCTGCGGGCGGACTTCACCCGCGCGCAGATGACGCCGCGCGTCACCGCCAGTTGGGATGCGTCGGTGGGCGCGAGCCGCCGCGGCGAGAGCCGCGATCCGGCGCTGTTCGCCGAGGCGGTGGTGGCGGCCAAGGCGCGGCTGGAGCGGGCGCTGGAGGCAGCCGGCCCCGAGGTCGCCGGGCTCCTGCTCGACGTGTGCTGCTTCCTCAAGGGGCTGGAGACGGTGGAGCGCGAGCGCGGCTGGCCCGCCCGCACCGCCAAGGTGGTGCTGGGGCTGGCGCTCGACCGGCTCGCCCGCCACTACGGCCTCAGCGGCGAGGCGCGCGGGCCGGCGCGCGGCCGCATGCGGAGCTGGAGCGCGGAGGCCGAAGCGGGGTGA
- a CDS encoding DUF4212 domain-containing protein encodes MSNPKEATHWPRTVRLMWIMLALWAFFSFFIHFFVTALNKIVIFGFPLGFYMAAQGSLIAFVVMLFWFAYAQDKIDRDCGVAEDE; translated from the coding sequence ATGTCCAACCCCAAAGAGGCCACCCACTGGCCGCGCACGGTCCGCCTGATGTGGATCATGCTCGCCCTGTGGGCGTTCTTTTCGTTCTTCATCCACTTCTTCGTCACGGCCCTGAACAAGATCGTGATCTTCGGCTTCCCGCTCGGCTTCTACATGGCCGCGCAGGGTTCGCTGATCGCCTTCGTGGTCATGCTGTTCTGGTTCGCCTACGCCCAGGACAAGATCGACCGCGACTGCGGCGTCGCCGAGGACGAGTGA
- a CDS encoding peptidoglycan-binding domain-containing protein, whose protein sequence is MRSEMVEEGWGSPADEHTQRGLMRRASEALGLRPADAVGLALIAVASGAVAVNALMMQSGPHPAPIVAATPKAEASKVASGAAAKGQDSKSLESKLLDPKALAAKAVQGEATGSLAPLPVARPVALNATASVAPPAATPAARPRQQIIADLQRELQRHGLYDGPPDGVLGPKTEAAIRDIELALGWHESGEPTEALLAALKHAETKPPPRPPLPVVDTRTVAVQRALARLGYGPVRPDGRPGGETRAAVQRFERDRNLPVTGEISDRLVRELAAVSGMPIE, encoded by the coding sequence GTGCGTAGCGAAATGGTCGAGGAAGGCTGGGGCAGTCCGGCCGATGAGCACACCCAGCGCGGCTTGATGCGCCGTGCGAGCGAGGCGCTCGGGCTGCGCCCGGCCGATGCCGTGGGGCTGGCGCTGATCGCGGTTGCGTCCGGCGCGGTCGCCGTCAACGCCCTGATGATGCAGAGCGGGCCGCACCCGGCGCCGATCGTCGCCGCCACCCCCAAGGCGGAGGCGTCGAAGGTCGCGTCCGGCGCCGCCGCGAAGGGGCAGGACTCGAAAAGTCTGGAGTCGAAGCTGCTCGACCCCAAGGCGCTGGCGGCAAAGGCCGTCCAGGGCGAGGCGACCGGCAGCTTGGCGCCGCTGCCGGTGGCCCGGCCGGTTGCCTTGAATGCCACCGCGTCGGTGGCGCCGCCGGCGGCGACGCCCGCCGCAAGGCCGCGCCAGCAGATCATCGCCGACCTGCAGCGCGAGCTGCAGCGCCACGGCCTCTATGACGGGCCGCCGGACGGCGTGCTCGGCCCCAAGACCGAGGCGGCGATCCGCGACATCGAGCTGGCGCTGGGCTGGCACGAATCGGGCGAGCCGACCGAGGCGCTGCTGGCGGCGCTGAAACACGCCGAGACCAAGCCGCCGCCGCGGCCGCCGCTGCCGGTGGTCGACACCCGCACCGTCGCCGTCCAGCGGGCGCTGGCCCGCCTCGGCTACGGGCCGGTGCGGCCGGACGGGCGCCCCGGCGGCGAGACCCGCGCCGCCGTCCAGCGCTTCGAGCGCGACCGCAATCTGCCGGTCACCGGCGAGATCAGCGACCGGCTGGTGCGCGAGCTCGCCGCGGTGAGCGGCATGCCGATCGAATGA
- a CDS encoding YggT family protein, which yields MTTGTIFAHWYFHLPNFILAALFYTLLGRVLLGIVVDADSKNYIWRFFCRVTDPVVNAVALVTPRAAPPILVWLFSLVWLFLARVALYFALATSGLLPVQTPGA from the coding sequence TTGACCACCGGGACGATCTTCGCCCACTGGTACTTTCATCTGCCGAACTTCATCCTGGCGGCGCTGTTCTACACGCTGCTCGGGCGGGTGCTGCTCGGTATCGTGGTGGATGCCGACTCGAAGAACTACATCTGGCGTTTCTTCTGCCGCGTCACCGACCCGGTGGTGAACGCGGTGGCGCTGGTGACGCCGCGCGCCGCCCCGCCCATCCTGGTGTGGCTGTTTTCGCTGGTGTGGCTGTTTCTCGCCCGTGTCGCGCTCTATTTCGCGCTCGCCACCTCCGGCCTGCTGCCGGTCCAGACACCGGGCGCCTGA
- a CDS encoding SufE family protein encodes MTLDEITENFALLDDWEDRYRYLIELGRLMPPFPAEARTDANKVQGCASQVWLSTRIEPGPEPILTFTGDSDAHIVKGLIAVLVALYSGQPARAILDTDAIELFDRFGLREHLTPQRSNGLRSMIERVRADARAALAEA; translated from the coding sequence ATGACGCTTGATGAAATCACCGAGAATTTCGCGCTGCTCGACGACTGGGAAGACCGCTACCGGTATCTCATCGAGCTCGGACGGCTGATGCCGCCCTTCCCGGCCGAGGCCCGCACCGACGCCAACAAGGTGCAGGGCTGCGCCAGCCAGGTGTGGCTGTCGACGCGGATCGAGCCGGGGCCGGAGCCGATCCTCACCTTCACCGGCGACAGCGACGCCCACATCGTCAAGGGGCTGATCGCCGTGCTGGTGGCGCTCTATTCCGGACAGCCGGCGCGGGCGATCCTCGACACCGACGCCATCGAGCTGTTCGACCGTTTCGGCCTGCGCGAGCACCTGACGCCGCAGCGCTCCAACGGCCTGCGCTCGATGATCGAGCGCGTCCGCGCCGACGCCCGCGCCGCGCTGGCGGAAGCGTAG
- a CDS encoding IS481 family transposase: MDTHKNARLTPKGREVMVGAVVDGGLTNAEAARRYNTTPKTVAKWVGRFRAEGVDGLRDRSSRPLSSPGQTAPATCAAVEALRRQRCTGKQIAAELGLSPATVSRILRRRGLNKLSALEPAEPVRRYERQHPGEIIHIDIKKLGRFNTVGHRITGDRSGQSNSRGVGWECLHLAIDDHSRVAYSEILPDEKRPSCLRFLFNALRFFRAHGVKVQRVMTDNGASFRSFRYARALRLLEIKHLRTKPYTPKTNGKAERFVQTSLREWAYAKAYLHSDQRAAELPIWLHRYNWHRPHGSLQAKTPISRLGLTEDNLLRLHS; encoded by the coding sequence ATGGACACTCACAAGAATGCTCGCCTGACCCCGAAAGGTCGAGAGGTGATGGTGGGCGCCGTGGTGGATGGCGGACTGACCAATGCCGAGGCCGCGCGTCGCTACAACACCACGCCGAAGACGGTCGCCAAATGGGTCGGGCGCTTCCGCGCCGAGGGTGTCGATGGTTTGCGCGACCGCTCCTCCAGGCCGCTTTCATCGCCAGGCCAAACAGCGCCCGCCACGTGCGCTGCGGTCGAGGCGTTGCGCCGCCAGCGCTGCACCGGCAAGCAGATCGCGGCCGAGCTCGGCCTCTCGCCGGCCACCGTCAGCCGTATCCTGCGGCGGCGCGGCTTGAACAAGCTCAGCGCCCTGGAGCCGGCCGAACCGGTCCGGCGCTACGAACGCCAGCATCCCGGCGAGATCATTCACATCGACATCAAAAAGCTCGGCCGGTTCAACACGGTGGGCCACCGCATCACCGGCGATCGCAGCGGGCAAAGCAACAGCCGCGGGGTCGGCTGGGAGTGCCTGCATCTCGCCATCGACGATCATTCGCGGGTCGCCTACTCGGAAATCCTGCCCGACGAAAAGCGCCCGTCCTGTCTGCGCTTTCTGTTCAATGCACTGCGCTTCTTCAGGGCCCATGGCGTCAAGGTTCAGCGCGTGATGACCGACAACGGCGCCAGCTTCCGCTCCTTCCGCTATGCCAGGGCGCTGCGCCTACTCGAGATCAAGCACCTGCGCACCAAGCCGTATACGCCCAAGACCAACGGCAAGGCCGAGCGCTTCGTCCAAACGAGCTTGCGCGAATGGGCCTACGCCAAAGCTTATCTGCACTCCGATCAGCGCGCCGCAGAGCTGCCGATCTGGCTGCATCGCTACAATTGGCACAGGCCCCATGGTAGCTTGCAAGCCAAGACACCCATCAGCCGCCTCGGTCTGACCGAGGACAACCTGTTGAGGCTCCACAGCTAG